The stretch of DNA cctaaacctcccttgctgcagtttaagcccgttgcctcttgttctaacctcagaggccaagaagaacaagttttctccctcctccttatgactcccttttagatacctgaaaaccactatcatgtcccccctcaatcttctcttttccaaactaaacaagcccaattctttcaaccttttttcataggtcacattctctagacctttaatcatttttgtccctcttttctggaccctctctagtttcttcacatcttttttgaactgcggtgcccagaactggacacaattcaCAAGTTGTACTGCAATCAGTACCCCTCTGCAGCATTCACCCTAAAGGTGGGTGCAGTGAACAAAGATagaccacagggcagccctgccaTTGAAGACTGCAAAGCCAACAGATGGCTTGGTGCTCTCAGAGGTTCAGTGCAtgcatggggggatggggtggacgTTCCGCCCAACTAGTCCTTTCCTAGTGCAATTGGCTGGTTCAGTCACAATATGTAGCAACCTACTGCAACGAACCCTGAACACACAACACATGGGGGCTGCGTTGCAGGAAGTTTAATGTGCAAGTGAACTCAGGCAAAGCCAATCCAGAAGAGCCCCAAACTTACAACCCCTTCTTTCTTACTCTTCGAGGGATGCTCAGTTCCTGCAGTCGAGGGCTCGCCTCTGCATGCAAGGCAGCCCTGGAGATCCTGTACGGGTCATAGCCCTCGAAGATCTGCTTGCGGACCTTGGGGTGGGCGAGCTCAGAGAGCCTTGCTGACATGATGGTGTTCCTGGCGCCTGCAGACACGGGCCACCGGACTGGTTTGTCGTGGAGGTAGGAAGGGTGCTCTGTTTTCGGCCCTGCaagagcagagcagtggggaaagagagagaagctgCTTTATGTTTAAATCTGAGGCTCAGCCCTGGGAAATAACTTGATGTCTGTATTCTGCTGGCTGTCTCTAGAAGGAGAAACTCAAGGCATTTTACAGGCCTGGGAGGCAGGTGGGTTACCCCTATTTTGTGGATGGAAGAAGCGTCCAAGCTCACACATTGGTTCAACTGCAGAGCTTCTTTCTAGAACCTGGATCTTCTGTCGCCCCTGGTTCTGTGATCTGACCCCTAGAGAATGCTCCTCCCAACAACACCGTTAGTATGTACTAGTTCTACAGACCCTGTTCCATCCTGGATTCTCGATGCGACATTTTAAAACCATGAGCTTTGGAGGGATGTTGGCTCAGACCAGCCCATGGAGTGGAGAGGAGCTCTCTGCCTTTGgctgagcaggaggggagggctcTGGTTTTGATTCTGGGTTTGATCGTTGGCAGCTTATTCCCCCAGGCACACAGGCAGTGGGGACCCCGAGGAAGGCAGGAGAAGCTACACAGCCTTGGGAGGGCACAAGGAGCTTTGTTTGGAAAGTTGTTTTCCCCAGACTCAGATGTTTATCTAAAAGAGTTTTCTCTCTTTTGCTGCACagccctggggtgcagcaggagcaaACTGGAGGCGAAAGGCCTGCACCTGTCAACAAAGAGGGGAGTAAGGTCTCTTACGGGCTAAGTATTGAGTTCTGGTGAGTTGTGAGATGCTTCTTGGAGTCACAGGTGGCGTGTTCACCCTGGCTGAGAAGTCCCGTTTCTTTGGTATAGCCAGATGGATGGTTCGTTCCTGGGCTGTGGCAGCCATCGCTCCTCTACTCACCTGAAACCAAAGTGCTTAGACTTAAGATCAAGTCACATCGGAattcctccagctcccccagctgtagATTTTTCTTTGAAGTGATGCATTTTTGCTTTGCAGTTCCCCGGTGGTGCAGGGTGTGCCCATTTGGAACAGTATATCTTTAATAGGATCAGCTCAACATATCAGGGCAGCCTGCAGACTTTGTACTAAGCCAGGGCTGAGCAACTTTTTTACATCCAGCCCcctcttttcttccctgcaaccttcaatgtcatccaaactgatgaaaatttcagttacgttcatatgaaaGAAGAAAACTTTTGCCAAATGTGAGAAAATAAGGCTGTagaaatgtaaaaacttcatgaaTCGCtctagaaatgtgaatacacatgaaAGCAGGAaacaatttcaacatttttaatgagatggatgagcctcagaACCCAGTAGCTGATTGTgttgcactgcccctccccctgcacttaCAAACCCCCCCCACTTTCCTTACCCCGGGACTAAGCCAATGACTTTCTATGTGACAAAGAATAAGTAACGCAACCCAGACAGGAAACTGAATAAAGGTGAAAAAAGCAAAACTTCTCTCAAAAACTCAGTGTTGCTTTCGCACTGACTTTTCCCCagtcaagaaaaaaaatggaatataAATGTGAATTGTGAGTTTCCAAGATTATAGTTATTCTGGGCAACTAGCAGCAGATGTCACGTTAATGTAGCAGCTATCCATGCATGTAACATGTGAAAGTGTACCACACAAAGCTGTGACGACATGCCAGCTGCCATGCAGCCCTCTTCATGTGCCTTTCCTCCAACTTCCCCCGCTACCAAACGTACCCTATACTTGTAAACCTGCAAAGAGATTTGCTCAGAGACATTCAAACATTAAAGAGAGATTATGTTTTCCTGGGGTTTATTGCCTGCAAATTATCGTGCCTACCTGGGGCCCTGTAGAAATGATGACTTGTCCTTGCTGTCTGCTGTGCCACTGTTAAACTGCTAACATGCTCTTCGTTATTTGACCCCGTGGCCCTATTCTCTTCCTACAGGATATGAAGGGCCTGATTCTTCATTGCCTTGCACctcccagtgcagagtggttgtGAAACGCTACACTTAGCACAGCAGAGCCCTGGTCCTCGGCTGGGATTTGGAGATGCTACCACTTAACCATATATCGAAAAGGGGAGGTAATGTGGTCTCGTGTCTGAAGTCTTGGACTTTGTTACCAACCGGCCATGCAACTTGGACAAAACACTTcagtgctctgtgcctcagtttctccttctaCCCCATTGCTTGTGAGCTCTtccaggcagggactgtctttcacCATATGTCTGCGCAGCAGCTAGTACAATCTCAGCTGAGGCCTCTAAGTGCTGTTAGTTCGTAAGAATAATAATTTTACAGCCATTTCGCACTGGCGCAAATGAATGCACAAGGCAGGCAGACAGCAAAAGTGAATCACGGACAAAATTATCCACCCTGCGAGAAATGGAGAAATGGAGGCTGTAGAGTCTGGTGATTGAAAATGTTATGGCAAATGCTGGCAAGCAGGGATAAAACCCTAATATACAcaaatgcatgcacacacataaatACCCCTGCTGTCAATAGGGAGTCTCTGTCAACTACGGTGAACCTGGCAGACTGTGGGGTAACAGATTCACAACACCACCACGGTACATACCACGGTGCAGACAGGGCGGTCGACTTCCCAGGCACTGTTGATGAGTTTTGGCTGCGCCAGCTCCTTCAGTCTGGGGGAAGCCACAGCATGTTTGGAGGCAGTGCTCATGGGCCAGACTGGGGAGGGCCTGTGTTCAGCAGAAGAGGGAAGGGGGGTGATTTAGTttggaatgcagccacctctggagtagaGTGGGGTAGGGACTGAACAGCACACAGCAATGCTATAGCGATCTAGGGCGGGAGGTGCAACCCCAAGGTGTTTGCTAGAGGCCACCCCTACCACCGCTGCACCTGGCCATTCCTGCTTGGCTTGCACCAGCTGAGATGCTCACAAGTCAAATGGGGCCCACTGTTGGTGCTTTTGTAGCCTGCATCCTCCCTGCAAAATTGTGGTCACCAAAAGTTAGGTCAGGTTAggcttctgaaaggcagcaactGATGTAAGCAAGGCACTGTCTACGTGGACACTGCATTGACTTAGCTACACCAAGCTAAGCCGACCTATGTCTCTTACAGAGGTATTGTTAGTCGGTTGGTGTTGCAGGTAAGTGGCATTGCTGGGAGTGAgatttagtgtagacacagagctCACTTGATGTCAACTGCCTGATGTTGATCGAATTCGGTAGTGTAGACCAGGGTTCTCGTTCAGTGTTTCCTCTATtgtgttttccatccatgtgcagaataaattttgttatgtgcaccaaggcatgtgcagaggtgcaccaccattagaaaaacacacgctgccagctgtgggtgctctgctaatctgctgggtggcatttgactgtcccctgggtggctgcccaagtgctcagcttacagggagtgctTCCAGTGTCACAaactctagatcaggggtcagcaacccccgacTCGGGTGCCAAGGGTGGCACGTGAGACAATTTTCATTGGCGTGCAAGGCGGGAGTTCAGCCCCAACTCTCTTCCCCCACACTgccagcagcttgctcaaagccacgctgacctgcggattaacaaaagaccagctaatgccagcaaccaccacctacatgggaaagtgctgcatcttcatttatttatgaatgaagctgttgtaagtaggactattaatgacttgaaaaagtatcactggcacttggaccatccatagaggtcaaaaggtcaaatttcagccccctcacttcagaaaggttgctgacccctgctttaggtTGACATTCCTATGAGCACCTCAACCAGAAACAGTCAACTGGCCATATGAGAGACAAATTTAGCTATTTTGGGGATAACAAATCATCCATGAATCATCCCCGATTTCCATGCGTCTGTCCATATTTGTCCATGTGTGCCATCCCTGCCCACCACCTTCAAGCCAGAAAGTATGTCTTCCAGCTTCAGGCATAGTCACTGCAGACCAGTGTTCCCGCTAACGTTTcccatccaagtgcagaataaatgttgttatgtgcaccaagacatatagacatgtacaccaccagtatagtcacatgctgccggctgtgggctctctgctaatcatctgagcagcacctgaatctctcctggtccgctgcccaaacactcagcttccagggaatgctGTTTCAGACACGTAAATGATTGTGCTAAACTTCATGAAACAGGATTCATCTCTCCCTCTGCCGATCTATGTACTGATACAACTTATAGTAACAGTGGCTGGCCAGAGACACATAATGAAGAATGTGatcttaaagaaaacaaaattcattAAAACATTCCTGTCCCAGAATTTTAATGGTTTTGCAGGTGGACCCTTATGTACAACCAAACTCATTCTAATCCGTTTGTCCCTACCTGTTTTCTTCCAATCCTCGGTCGACCTTTTTGGATTGAGAAAGTTCTTCCTGCCTTGGCGTTAAgactggagaggaggaaaagcAAACTGTGATGCACAGAGCTTTTTCTGAAGGCGTTCCATCCCCTTTGCCATCCAACCTCCCAGGGAAGACACGAATGAGGTTTCTGCTGCGAGATATTCACCGCTTGGGCCGGCAGGCAGTTGGGAGCAAGGGAGACAAGGTAATCCCTGACTCTgagggtcagatttttaaaaacggCATGTCGGGCGCTGCGGCCTTTGCAAATCTGGCCTCATATATGCCTGCTGAAGCACTCGCCAATCTGGCACCCAGCCCAACCCTTAAACATGACACACCACCTCCTTTTGCGGACGAAGCAGCGGGCCGGATAGCCTCTGCAGTGAACTCCTCTCTAGCCCTGAGCTGAAAGGATAGTGTCTTGTCGACTGTAGCCCGGGAAGATTTAGGACAAGAGCCTCCAAAACATTTGGGCACCAACTCCCCTTCATTTCCAGGGGCGAAAATGACCTCGTTAGCCACGTGACACGGGCAGACCTCTGGAAAGGCCACTTTTAGCTCACTCGTGGGCCGGCGTGACGACACTGGCTTCCAGGTTGGCTTCTCGAAGGCGCAGtgcttgagtgtgtgtgtgacgTGAGGCACAGAAAAGTTTGCTTCTTCCCAGTGCTAGCCCACTGGGTCGATTCTGACCACTGAGCATCCTAACATGCAGCTGACGTCCACTGTGAGGTTAAGATTAGATTCCAGCGCGCTggcgggcaacctgcagcccgtgGGCCACGTGCAGTGTGTTGGTGTTACGTGCGGCAGGGTAGCCAGTAGTGGCGACTGGttccagggaggtggggagaggaacCAGCCCCATgctccgccccgccctgcccctgctccgcccccttTCCCATCCCTGCCCGCCATTTCCAGGGGGTGTGGGGCACAGTCCCACACCTCCCCCTGAGCAGCACGGCCCAAGAACACCAACTAGGAAGCTTGCTGTTCTCTAGGGCTgcgccactccaggggagggatgggatcacccctgcatggcactgacagtgagtgtgggtgggggggtgcagactAGGGGTGCCTATAACCCccactctctctcccctcccacatcaCGCTGGTTCCCAGATAccgcttgtttccagccacatcGTTTTTTTCCTCCCAGGGTCAAAGTGACCCGCATGGGACACAAGGACACACGATGCGAGGAGCATGCAGGTGGTACGCGGAATTGCCTGACAGAGCCGTGCACCCCCTCTGTATCCAATCAAAGCCTCGCTACAGGGCAgtgggcacaccctgcaaattccagGTCCACCAGCACAGTGAGGAAAACTGCCCTGTCCCAGGAGATCGTCTGGGTTACGCCAGTTTCGTGACCCGCTCACTAGCTGAGGTGGCCCATCCCTGCTCTGGTGGAAAGAGACATACAGTAGACTTCAGCACTGGGTTTTAAAGAGCCCGGCTTCATGAGCAATGCATGATACAAGCCCAGGAGATTGTACGCTCTCTGAGCAGTGTGTGTCCTTGTTGACTAAAGACGCCCTCTCTTCCGGGGCCTGGACTAAGAACAACTTATTTCTGAGGCCAGCAAACATCCTACACATGGCGATGACTTTCAGGCATACCAGACCAACAGAGGGGAAAGAACTGGGTGCTTTTGCCAGTCCCCTGAGCTACCCACTGCCCCTAGATCTCCCAGTCAGCCTGGTTTTCAATCATACAGAATTGCTGGTTAATTTCTCACACAGCAAAATTGTCATCTTACCAGGAACAGTGACTCTGTGGGTCTTGGAAGGCAGTTTATCCGTCCAGTATACTGAAACCCTGCAATAATAACCCAATGCATGGGAGTCTGTTAACAGAAAACATGAAACATTATCCCCATTCTTCTCAACACAGGCCCTTGCCTTtgccttgtgcagaataaattttgttatgtgcattgaggcatgtacagatgtgcaccacccatagaaacacaggctgtctgCTGTGGGTGGCGATGGGCACTCTACTAgccagctgagtggcatttgaatctctccagggtggctgtccaggtgctcagcttacaggaaacagtgGTCTGGATGCACAGTTCTATTCCCACCTACTCGGTTGATATGTTACGTACCCTTTGGGAAGTcactttgcttctctgtgccagtTTCCCTCTCAATAAAATAATGGTAATCAATATTAATTATCTGCCTTAAGCAGCTGTGTATGTGCGAAACATTATTACTTCAGGCAAAGAGTAACAGGCCCAGAGAATATGCTGGTAATGGGAGCAGGATGTTAAATGAATCCAAGAGTTGCCTAAAACCATATTTTTGTCTCACCCGCACCAGATTGACTCCAGAGTCAGTCCACTGCAGCCAAAGGAGCGACTCCAGATTTACACCGGTGTACAGCAGAGCAGAATCGGATGCCTAGGCTTGTTCTGGGTCAAAGCGGTGAGAAAGCGGAACGACCAGGCTGAGATCACCCTTAAAATCAGGAATGGGGCAAAACCGCACTCACCTGTTGCAGACAATCTGGTGATTGACTTTTGGCCGGGCAAGATAACTGATGCGTCTCTCCTTGGTGGCGTCCCATGCCTGGACATGAGTTACCATAGCAATCGGCTTCCTGGAAATGCTCCAGGGCTTCGATGCATCCAGATGCCAGCTTCGGGCTACTGCATATCTGAGCAAGAGACTTTTGAGATGAGGAGATTAACACCTGGGGAATCTAAAAGCTCTTAGGGTAAAAGACACTCTGCTGCTACCTTGAATTTAGCCCCATGGAGATCATGTCAGACAATTAAAGGGTGACAGAATCAATACTGCTCCCAATATATGTCTTTTATTacatgtttgtacagcccctagcgcaATACAGCCTTGATCCATGACAAGATTCTtgaggtcagtggttcccaacctggggtccgcaGACCTCTGGGAGCTGGCAAGGGTGTTGCAGGGtatccattaaaaaaataaaagataaataataattatcatagaaaataagttttaaataaattgcagtgttaccatcaattatttttaaattaaataccttccaaTCATGTTATTAATCACAGTTTGAAAATCTATACTGCGGTTTCCTctctcatttaatgaagtgtacagagCAGCtaggattggctttgatgggggtctgtgaaagTTTCATGTGGGGGGTGATTAGGGGCTGTCAATGGTTTGGGGGGATGATTGGGGGTCTGTGAACCATTTGCAGGGGATAATTGGGAGTAGACACGAGtgcaaaggttgggaaccactggtctagatgaaTCAGCTACAGAATAAATACAATAATATGTATCACTTATACCATAGAAGAATTATTATATTTATTAGCGTATGTAACAACATCTATGTTGTAAATTCTAAGGAACCACTGTACTGTAGCCACCTAGCTTGCCCCCTGGCACAACGCAGACCCTAGAACTTTCTCAACTTAATTTCCAGGGTGGAGCTTCCAGACAACCACTATCTTACAGTTTACTGTTATTAAACATTTCATGTTCAAAGGCCGGAGTGCAGTCCGATATTTGTTCATCTGCATAACCGGGGCAGTAATTACCTAGCTCCATCCTACGGCCCATGTTTTCCTATCAGACTAAAGAGGCTAAAACACGCATGATTAAAACAACGATTAAGGTCATAGAGGGTTTGTTGGTAACACACGATTGTGTCATTGCCAGGCCACTCCAGTTGCAACAGTCTCTTGTGGGGTGTCATGTGCCCCTGCAGCCCACCAGAGGGGAAGTCTTGAGTGGCTGCCTTAAAAccagttccactgcttaccgtGCTAGCCATCAGGAGAACGCGGCACGCAGGGGTGAGATCTTGGCcgcactgaagttaatggcaaaactcccactgacttcagtggggctcgaGTTTCACGCCAGACTGTCTTCCCACCACGCCTGGGGCTGAGTGGGGCCTGACGCACCACCTCTGGCTGGAGTCCCACAAACATCCGTGCTCCTATCTATCGGATTATTTACTCTCCCACTGTCCTTGCTGTGGCTCCTCCCTCCATCCCGCCTGCCTGCCCTTCCATTGGTCCTgtgtgctgctgccaccatgtacCTGGCCTGGTCCTCTGAAAGTCTGCCATGGAACACCCAGCGATGCAGACAGGTGGTTGCTACGGGAAGGAGAACTGCACCTTCTGTTTCCATGGGAACACCAGGCTGAGGGAAGGTTTCTCATTATGGCCTCGTGGTTTGGGGACTGTAACTTGGGATCAGCTCCGCCACTGCCTTCCTAGGAAACCTTGGTCATGTCACTTAAACCAcgctccctctaacttttttcctcCCATGTGCAgaaaattttttatgtgcaccaaggcatgtgtggctgtgcaccacccttAGGAACACGTTGCCAGCTATGggcgctctgcaaatcagctggacaATACCTGACTCTCCTCCGGGTAACCACCCAAGcattcagtttacagggagcactgctccgTGTGCCTGGTTTCCCTCCCACCATTGTCTACTGAGCTATGTGGGATGGGGGCTGAATCTTCCTCTGTGTCCATGCAGCACCCAGCACTACAGAGCCCCACTGGGCTAAGCCCAGCATAGGGAAAGGCTGTCTCTGCCCTGACAAGCCCATGCACTAAGCAATGCTGCTCTACCTCAATCAGGCGGGAGTGGAAACCCACAGGAAGCCAGAGGTGTATGATTAGCCCCTGGGTAAGGAGCTGGGGTGAGGCCCAGTGCCTCAGCAGCGTGTGCCCAGGCTCAGGGAGCTGTTCCTTCACCTGGTGCTGAAACCCCACCCCATGCACGCAGAGGCCACATTAAGACATGAACCCCTCCTGCTGCTAGAACACGGATTCCCAGGACGCAAACATGGGTCACCCTTAGATTTTccaagggtcactggctgggcatctccaagtcacatgtggctctttgaggggccctttgcagctcccactgctcattcctccagctcccaggccctgccctgccctgctaaaATGGAACTCAGCTGACCTGCT from Carettochelys insculpta isolate YL-2023 chromosome 27, ASM3395843v1, whole genome shotgun sequence encodes:
- the SPMAP2 gene encoding sperm microtubule associated protein 2, with the translated sequence MVTHVQAWDATKERRISYLARPKVNHQIVCNRVSVYWTDKLPSKTHRVTVPVLTPRQEELSQSKKVDRGLEENRPSPVWPMSTASKHAVASPRLKELAQPKLINSAWEVDRPVCTVVSRGAMAATAQERTIHLAIPKKRDFSARVNTPPVTPRSISQLTRTQYLARPKTEHPSYLHDKPVRWPVSAGARNTIMSARLSELAHPKVRKQIFEGYDPYRISRAALHAEASPRLQELSIPRRVRKKGL